A genomic window from Verrucomicrobiota bacterium includes:
- a CDS encoding divalent metal cation transporter, with product MTPMPAPARFGSILRFIGPGLILTASIVGSGELIMTPKLAGEAGFELLWLIVLGCIIKVFVQVELGRYAICTGQTTLEALDSIPGPRWKVSWLVWLWILMFIALTFQVAGIVGGIAQVLGSAGFTMPGRLIALFVGGSCAVLLFFGRYRLVENLSTFMVVAFTLATLVALGALQWTDYRISAAQVISGFQFELPDKFATAFAAFGIIGVGASELIYYPYWCLEKGYGKYVGRNDGSAEWNTRVQGWLKVMRSDAWISMIIYTVATAAFYLLGAAVLHAKGLKVSDKGMIDTLARLYLDSFGTWSFYLFLFGAFNVLYSTAFVSTASNSRLLIDVAGLFRVLDLTRPGSREQAIKWGCIVLPAISTSLFLVWEKPVTLVQVGAVAQGVMLPFLAVAALYFRYRRIPGPALPGQAWTLCVWISVLATTAAGLYQIFDTLFKK from the coding sequence ATGACCCCCATGCCGGCTCCGGCCCGATTCGGCTCGATCTTGAGATTCATCGGTCCCGGTTTGATTCTCACTGCCTCGATCGTGGGTTCCGGAGAACTCATCATGACTCCGAAACTGGCGGGGGAGGCAGGATTCGAACTCCTCTGGCTGATCGTCCTCGGTTGTATCATCAAGGTCTTCGTGCAGGTTGAACTCGGGCGTTACGCCATTTGCACCGGCCAGACCACCCTGGAAGCATTGGATTCCATCCCCGGTCCAAGATGGAAGGTGTCCTGGCTTGTTTGGCTGTGGATTCTGATGTTTATCGCGCTCACCTTTCAGGTGGCGGGCATCGTCGGAGGCATCGCCCAAGTGCTCGGCAGCGCGGGCTTCACCATGCCCGGCCGCCTGATCGCCCTGTTCGTCGGCGGGTCATGCGCGGTCCTGCTTTTCTTCGGGCGGTATCGCCTGGTGGAAAACCTTTCGACCTTCATGGTGGTGGCCTTCACCCTGGCCACCCTTGTGGCCCTGGGCGCGCTTCAATGGACTGATTATCGCATCTCGGCCGCGCAGGTAATTTCCGGTTTCCAGTTTGAATTGCCCGACAAGTTCGCCACCGCTTTCGCCGCATTCGGCATCATCGGCGTGGGCGCGTCGGAGCTGATTTACTACCCGTATTGGTGCCTTGAAAAAGGATACGGAAAGTACGTGGGCCGGAACGATGGCAGCGCCGAATGGAACACCAGGGTACAAGGCTGGCTGAAGGTCATGCGTAGCGACGCGTGGATTTCCATGATCATCTATACCGTGGCCACCGCCGCTTTCTATCTGCTGGGCGCCGCCGTTCTCCACGCGAAAGGACTGAAAGTTTCGGACAAGGGCATGATCGACACGCTGGCCCGCCTCTATCTCGATAGTTTCGGAACCTGGAGTTTTTATCTGTTTCTCTTTGGCGCCTTCAATGTCCTCTACTCGACCGCCTTCGTCTCGACGGCCTCCAATTCACGTTTGTTGATCGATGTCGCCGGACTCTTCCGCGTGCTGGATCTGACGCGTCCGGGCTCGCGCGAGCAGGCCATCAAGTGGGGATGCATCGTCTTGCCCGCGATTTCAACCAGTTTGTTTCTCGTGTGGGAAAAACCAGTAACCTTGGTCCAAGTCGGGGCCGTCGCTCAAGGTGTGATGCTCCCGTTTCTGGCGGTCGCGGCGCTCTATTTTCGCTACCGGCGCATTCCCGGACCCGCGCTCCCCGGCCAGGCTTGGACTCTTTGTGTCTGGATCTCCGTGTTGGCCACGACCGCAGCCGGCCTCTACCAGATCTTCGACACTTTGTTCAAAAAATAG
- the recJ gene encoding single-stranded-DNA-specific exonuclease RecJ, protein MDGHGRMPPRDPWGRLCRRHLSGLRRPPGSDLGSPSRMVERIIRVNKRWILPKIPDEDVAALSGTLNIPPFLARCLWQRGQRTSEESGRFLSPRLRELGDPFALPDMDRAVNRLFEALAEGHPVVIFGDYDVDGVTATALLFEFLRDHGWRAATYLPHRLDEGYGLSVEGVDNCLERHPCRLLLAVDCGSSSADVIVQLQARSIDAIVLDHHQPGTPPPSPVAFVNPQRLESSSPLRDLCSAGLAFKLIHALVKEGRRREDARFVKTDVRLTLDLVALGTVADLVPLTRENRILVSNGLERLRATPREGVRSLIQVSGVRSSLGVSEVAFQLAPRLNAAGRIEQAGAALDLLLTRDKANAFELATGLDLCNQERQRIEKLIATEAVERARREMVDGQTWFIVVGDASWHLGVVGIVASRVLREFHRPAIVLGSDGENWRGSGRSIEGLDLSLALRECSDLLIRSGGHAMAAGLTIHPSQVDALRIRLNHIAQSRVTPEQWTPSLLLDAMVTSREITLENLDWITRMEPFGQGNHAVRLCLQGARLSRTPMRVGRDNRHLKFQVTDGLGSPLDAIWWNAPPALPNLDRFDIAFTPSVNEYMGRRLPQLSVLDLRPSADAS, encoded by the coding sequence ATGGATGGCCATGGTCGGATGCCTCCTCGCGATCCTTGGGGCCGGCTATGCCGTCGCCATCTATCTGGGCTCCGCCGCCCTCCTGGTTCGGATCTGGGATCCCCTTCTCGAATGGTGGAAAGGATTATTCGAGTGAACAAACGCTGGATCCTGCCCAAGATCCCGGACGAGGACGTCGCCGCGCTTTCCGGCACACTCAACATCCCACCTTTCCTCGCAAGGTGTCTCTGGCAGAGAGGACAACGAACCTCCGAAGAATCCGGGCGGTTCCTTTCCCCGCGCTTGCGAGAATTGGGCGACCCTTTCGCTCTCCCCGACATGGACCGAGCCGTCAACCGCCTGTTCGAGGCGCTTGCCGAGGGGCACCCTGTCGTTATTTTCGGCGATTACGACGTCGATGGCGTAACCGCCACCGCGCTGCTGTTCGAATTCCTCAGGGATCATGGCTGGAGAGCCGCCACCTACCTCCCCCATCGTCTGGACGAAGGTTATGGTCTCAGCGTTGAAGGCGTGGACAACTGCCTCGAACGGCATCCTTGCCGCCTCCTGCTCGCCGTGGATTGCGGATCCTCCTCCGCCGACGTCATCGTCCAACTCCAAGCGCGCAGCATCGATGCCATCGTCCTCGATCATCATCAGCCCGGCACCCCGCCACCCTCTCCCGTCGCTTTCGTCAATCCACAACGGCTCGAATCTTCCTCCCCGTTGCGCGACCTGTGTTCAGCGGGACTCGCGTTCAAGTTGATCCATGCGTTGGTCAAGGAGGGGCGGCGGCGGGAAGACGCGCGTTTCGTCAAAACCGATGTCCGCCTGACGCTCGACCTCGTGGCTCTGGGCACCGTCGCCGACTTGGTCCCCCTCACCCGGGAAAACCGCATCCTGGTGTCGAACGGACTGGAACGACTCCGAGCGACCCCCCGGGAAGGCGTTCGATCCTTGATCCAAGTCTCTGGAGTGCGCTCGAGCCTCGGAGTCTCCGAGGTCGCTTTTCAACTCGCCCCCCGGTTGAACGCGGCAGGACGCATCGAACAAGCCGGGGCCGCACTGGACTTGCTCCTCACCCGCGACAAAGCCAACGCCTTCGAGCTCGCGACCGGACTCGACCTCTGCAATCAAGAGCGGCAACGGATCGAAAAACTCATTGCCACCGAGGCCGTGGAGCGAGCCCGCCGGGAAATGGTCGATGGGCAAACCTGGTTCATCGTGGTCGGCGATGCCTCGTGGCATCTGGGCGTGGTCGGCATCGTCGCTTCACGAGTTCTCCGTGAATTCCACCGCCCCGCCATCGTGCTGGGAAGCGATGGCGAAAACTGGAGAGGTTCCGGCCGCAGCATCGAGGGACTCGATCTTTCCCTCGCACTGCGCGAATGTTCCGACCTCCTCATCCGCAGCGGCGGACACGCCATGGCGGCAGGACTCACCATCCACCCCTCCCAGGTGGACGCGTTGCGGATCAGACTGAACCACATCGCGCAATCACGCGTCACGCCCGAGCAATGGACCCCTTCACTCCTGCTGGATGCCATGGTCACCTCGCGGGAGATCACTTTGGAAAACTTGGATTGGATCACTCGGATGGAACCTTTTGGCCAAGGAAATCATGCCGTCCGGCTTTGCCTGCAGGGAGCGCGTCTCTCCCGAACGCCCATGCGGGTAGGCCGCGATAATCGGCACCTCAAATTCCAGGTCACGGATGGTTTGGGATCGCCCCTGGACGCCATCTGGTGGAACGCGCCTCCGGCGTTGCCAAATCTCGATCGCTTCGACATCGCCTTCACCCCCTCGGTTAATGAATATATGGGGCGCCGTTTGCCCCAATTGAGCGTGCTCGATCTTCGCCCGAGCGCAGATGCCTCCTGA
- a CDS encoding exopolysaccharide biosynthesis protein, whose protein sequence is MTPNPESSGEDAKPSTSISRGLREFAAKLPAEGALSIAEILAQTEGQGLRVAMIVLSLPFLTPIPLPGLSTLLGLVIGWLALMTILQRRSRLPDYLARRRLSVGVLRPVLRASAGLLALMEKIVRPRLPVVVVSTWGNRTISAFLILASVVLTLPFPPLVPMTNALPAYAILILATSTMVQDGWMAMVGCLLAILGAGYAVAIYLGSAALLVRIWDPLLEWWKGLFE, encoded by the coding sequence ATGACACCCAATCCTGAGTCCAGCGGCGAGGACGCGAAACCCTCGACCTCGATCTCGCGAGGGTTGCGTGAATTCGCCGCCAAACTTCCCGCCGAAGGAGCCCTGTCCATCGCCGAAATCCTGGCGCAAACCGAAGGCCAGGGCTTGCGCGTTGCCATGATCGTGCTGAGTCTTCCGTTCCTGACCCCAATTCCCCTGCCCGGCCTGAGCACCCTCCTGGGCCTGGTCATCGGCTGGCTCGCCCTCATGACGATCCTCCAACGACGATCCCGCCTCCCGGATTATCTGGCGCGCCGACGCTTGAGCGTGGGCGTGCTCCGCCCCGTGCTGCGCGCCAGCGCCGGGCTCCTGGCACTCATGGAAAAAATCGTCCGACCGCGCTTGCCGGTGGTGGTTGTCTCGACCTGGGGCAACCGGACCATCTCCGCCTTCTTAATCCTCGCCAGCGTGGTTCTCACCTTGCCGTTCCCCCCCTTGGTGCCCATGACCAATGCGTTGCCCGCTTATGCCATCTTGATTTTGGCCACCTCCACCATGGTTCAAGACGGATGGATGGCCATGGTCGGATGCCTCCTCGCGATCCTTGGGGCCGGCTATGCCGTCGCCATCTATCTGGGCTCCGCCGCCCTCCTGGTTCGGATCTGGGATCCCCTTCTCGAATGGTGGAAAGGATTATTCGAGTGA